One Egicoccus halophilus genomic region harbors:
- a CDS encoding DUF998 domain-containing protein codes for MSVRSPTASPPGAGRSLTTRDRWTTIGAVVALGWYVTAWVVAGALEPGYDPANQAISELFDLGASRGPRLLLVSGLLVSAVALVAFGWVLHRCLPRRTPAGTGLRDLAGPAAVIGSGTATGLILLFPCTQGCPGFGSSVTDTGHAIAASLGYGLLVLGPLLIGWRVRPSLPRLAAWSWVLGGAAATLFVADQTWLIGWGSGVAQRVFNTVADVWYVFAGVWLLRGRHLGGRGGHRRRM; via the coding sequence ATGAGCGTGCGCAGCCCGACCGCGTCCCCGCCGGGCGCGGGCCGATCGCTGACGACCCGTGACCGGTGGACGACCATCGGCGCCGTCGTCGCGCTGGGCTGGTACGTGACCGCGTGGGTCGTGGCCGGTGCCCTCGAGCCCGGCTACGACCCGGCGAACCAGGCCATCAGCGAACTGTTCGACCTCGGCGCCTCGCGCGGGCCGCGGCTGCTGCTGGTGTCGGGTCTGCTGGTCAGCGCCGTCGCGCTGGTCGCCTTCGGCTGGGTGCTGCACCGCTGCCTGCCCCGGCGGACGCCGGCGGGGACCGGCCTCCGTGACCTCGCCGGCCCGGCCGCGGTGATCGGTTCGGGGACGGCCACCGGCCTGATCCTGCTGTTCCCCTGCACGCAGGGTTGCCCCGGGTTCGGCAGCAGCGTCACCGACACCGGCCACGCGATCGCCGCGAGCCTCGGCTACGGGCTGCTCGTGCTCGGGCCGCTGTTGATCGGCTGGCGGGTCCGCCCGTCGCTCCCCCGACTCGCCGCGTGGTCGTGGGTGTTGGGCGGGGCGGCGGCGACGCTGTTCGTCGCCGACCAGACCTGGCTGATCGGCTGGGGATCGGGTGTCGCGCAGCGGGTCTTCAACACCGTCGCCGACGTCTGGTACGTGTTCGCGGGCGTGTGGCTGCTGCGGGGACGTCACCTCGGCGGCCGGGGCGGACACCGGAGGCGGATGTGA